The Geodermatophilaceae bacterium NBWT11 genome has a segment encoding these proteins:
- a CDS encoding ExeM/NucH family extracellular endonuclease has protein sequence MRRTVSTPRTARPAVLGLTVAAVVAGGLVTAAAPAAAVSPDVVIAEVYGGGGNNGATLTTDFIELRNDAGTAVDLTGWSVQYASAAGTTWQTTPLTGSIAPGGRYLVAEASGSGGTVPLAGVDTTGTIAMSGTAGKVALVPSATALTCGTGCAGTPAVRDLVGWGSTAVGGEGAPAPGTSNATSVSRTGPDTDVNAADFTAGAPTPQGSGAAPEPEPEPQPEPTLPTCATTAVPIGSVQGTGETSPAAGTTVTVRGTVVGDLQTGGFGGFHVQDAGDGDPATSDGVFAYAPGGPEVALGDVVTVTGTATEFNGTTQLSGALYTVCGTAELPAATALPLPSSTEQRESLEGMLVAPPADLTVTEVYGLNTFGELLLATGGRTLSPTEAAEPGPAAQAVAADNAARSITLDDGVSTNLATSGQAPPFLAPGDPVRVGDTAVLDQAFVLGYGFGEYRLQPADGTAAGSTFTPTNPRTDAPAPVGGDLRVADYNVLNYFVTFGGQARGATTPAELAQQQAKIVAGLTALDADVITLHEIENSSVTTPATPYAAVETLLAALEAADGNSWAYVPASEDSDVITNAIVYRTDVVTAVGAPRVPADLSAFDNARTPIAQTFEHDGEQFTVVSNHLKSKGSGYGAGNTDTGDGQGASNADRVAQAQALVAFAAELSAIDPDVLLTGDFNSYRFEDPLDVIRDAGFTDMGPVLAEGQYSYVFDGGSGSLDHVFASPSMVGQLTGLTVWDTNATESYAYQYDGYEPLYAADPYRASDHNPTVLGLSLGEADTAATATVGTARPFRGDRLTVTGTDFAAGERVTVTIGGRPVGSGTADDAGTVTLTPRVPVLLGAGEQAVVLTGSSGETATTSITLRSVWQELIDRLRGLFG, from the coding sequence GTGAGGAGAACCGTGTCGACACCCCGCACCGCACGACCCGCCGTCCTCGGCCTGACGGTCGCCGCCGTCGTCGCCGGCGGCCTGGTCACCGCCGCCGCCCCCGCTGCCGCCGTCTCCCCCGACGTCGTCATCGCCGAGGTCTACGGCGGTGGTGGCAACAACGGCGCCACGCTGACCACCGACTTCATCGAGCTCCGCAATGACGCCGGCACGGCCGTCGACCTGACCGGGTGGTCGGTGCAGTACGCCTCGGCCGCCGGCACCACGTGGCAGACCACCCCGCTGACCGGCTCGATCGCCCCCGGCGGCCGCTACCTCGTCGCCGAGGCCAGCGGGTCCGGCGGCACCGTCCCGCTGGCCGGCGTGGACACCACCGGCACCATCGCGATGAGCGGCACCGCGGGCAAGGTGGCGCTGGTCCCCTCGGCCACCGCGCTGACCTGCGGCACCGGCTGCGCCGGCACGCCCGCCGTGCGCGACCTGGTCGGCTGGGGGTCGACCGCGGTCGGCGGAGAGGGCGCCCCGGCCCCGGGCACGTCCAACGCCACCTCGGTCTCCCGCACCGGCCCGGACACCGACGTGAACGCCGCCGACTTCACCGCCGGCGCGCCCACCCCCCAGGGGTCCGGCGCCGCCCCGGAGCCGGAACCCGAGCCGCAGCCCGAGCCCACGCTGCCGACCTGTGCCACCACCGCCGTCCCGATCGGGAGCGTGCAGGGCACCGGGGAGACCTCCCCGGCCGCCGGCACCACCGTCACCGTCCGCGGCACGGTGGTCGGTGACCTGCAGACCGGTGGCTTCGGCGGGTTCCACGTCCAGGACGCCGGGGACGGCGACCCGGCCACCTCCGACGGCGTGTTCGCCTACGCCCCCGGTGGGCCCGAGGTCGCCCTGGGCGACGTCGTCACCGTGACCGGCACGGCCACCGAGTTCAACGGCACCACCCAGCTCAGCGGCGCCCTCTACACCGTCTGCGGCACTGCCGAGCTCCCCGCCGCCACCGCGCTGCCGCTGCCCTCGAGCACCGAGCAGCGCGAGTCCCTCGAGGGCATGCTCGTCGCTCCCCCGGCCGACCTCACGGTCACCGAGGTCTACGGACTGAACACGTTCGGCGAGCTGCTGCTGGCCACCGGTGGGCGCACGCTGTCCCCCACCGAGGCCGCCGAGCCCGGCCCGGCCGCCCAGGCCGTCGCCGCGGACAACGCCGCCCGCTCCATCACCCTGGACGACGGGGTGAGCACGAACCTGGCCACCAGCGGCCAGGCGCCGCCCTTCCTCGCCCCGGGCGACCCGGTGCGGGTGGGTGACACCGCGGTGCTGGACCAGGCGTTCGTGCTCGGCTACGGCTTCGGCGAGTACCGCCTCCAGCCGGCCGACGGCACCGCGGCGGGCTCGACGTTCACCCCGACCAACCCGCGCACCGACGCCCCCGCGCCGGTCGGCGGTGACCTGCGGGTCGCCGACTACAACGTGCTGAACTACTTCGTCACCTTCGGCGGCCAGGCGCGCGGCGCCACCACGCCGGCCGAGCTCGCCCAGCAGCAGGCCAAGATCGTCGCCGGCCTCACCGCGCTGGACGCCGACGTGATCACCCTGCACGAGATCGAGAACTCCTCGGTCACGACCCCGGCCACCCCGTACGCCGCGGTGGAGACCCTGCTCGCCGCGCTCGAGGCCGCCGACGGCAACAGCTGGGCCTACGTCCCGGCCAGCGAGGACAGCGACGTCATCACCAACGCGATCGTCTACCGCACCGACGTCGTCACCGCGGTCGGCGCCCCCCGGGTGCCGGCCGACCTGAGCGCCTTCGACAACGCCCGCACCCCGATCGCCCAGACGTTCGAGCACGACGGCGAGCAGTTCACGGTGGTGTCGAACCACCTCAAGTCCAAGGGCAGCGGCTACGGGGCCGGCAACACCGACACCGGGGACGGGCAGGGCGCCTCCAACGCCGACCGGGTGGCCCAGGCCCAGGCACTGGTGGCCTTCGCTGCCGAGCTCTCGGCCATCGACCCGGACGTGCTGCTGACCGGTGACTTCAACTCCTACCGGTTCGAGGACCCGCTGGACGTGATCCGCGACGCCGGGTTCACCGACATGGGCCCGGTGCTGGCCGAGGGCCAGTACAGCTACGTCTTCGACGGCGGCTCGGGCTCCCTGGACCACGTGTTCGCCTCGCCCTCGATGGTCGGCCAGCTCACCGGGCTGACCGTCTGGGACACCAACGCGACCGAGTCCTACGCCTACCAGTACGACGGCTACGAGCCGCTGTACGCCGCCGACCCCTACCGGGCCAGCGACCACAACCCCACGGTCCTGGGCCTGTCCCTGGGCGAGGCCGACACCGCGGCCACCGCCACGGTCGGCACGGCGCGTCCCTTCCGGGGTGACCGGCTGACCGTCACCGGCACCGACTTCGCCGCCGGTGAGCGGGTCACGGTCACCATCGGCGGCCGCCCGGTCGGTTCCGGGACGGCGGACGACGCCGGCACGGTCACCCTCACCCCGCGGGTGCCGGTCCTGCTGGGCGCCGGCGAGCAGGCCGTCGTCCTCACCGGGTCCTCCGGGGAGACCGCGACCACGTCGATCACGCTGCGCTCGGTCTGGCAGGAGCTGATCGACCGGCTGCGCGGCCTCTTCGGCTGA
- the msrB gene encoding peptide-methionine (R)-S-oxide reductase MsrB — MSQHVENTPAVTKTDAEWRTQLSPEEYAVLRQAGTERPWTGEYVDTKTVGVYHCRACGAELFRSETKFDSHCGWPSFYEPSSRDNVVLLEDRSLGMRRVEVQCGTCHSHLGHVFEDAPQTPTGDRYCINSVSIALAPAEG, encoded by the coding sequence ATGAGCCAGCACGTCGAGAACACACCCGCGGTGACCAAGACCGACGCCGAGTGGCGCACCCAGCTGTCCCCCGAGGAGTACGCCGTCCTGCGCCAGGCCGGCACCGAGCGGCCCTGGACCGGGGAGTACGTCGACACGAAGACCGTCGGCGTCTACCACTGCCGGGCCTGCGGGGCCGAGCTCTTCCGGTCGGAGACCAAGTTCGACAGCCACTGCGGCTGGCCGTCGTTCTACGAACCGTCCTCCCGGGACAACGTGGTGCTGCTGGAGGACCGCAGCCTGGGCATGCGCCGGGTCGAGGTGCAGTGCGGCACCTGCCACAGCCACCTGGGCCACGTCTTCGAGGACGCGCCGCAGACCCCCACCGGGGACCGCTACTGCATCAACAGCGTGAGCATCGCCCTGGCCCCCGCCGAGGGCTGA